In a genomic window of Platichthys flesus chromosome 24, fPlaFle2.1, whole genome shotgun sequence:
- the LOC133949835 gene encoding uncharacterized protein LOC133949835, protein MLEDVCTEEQGDEGFEDAVYDPTVERLDLSSDPSPTSSSTPSSLHSTASPPRPGCSSTAAASEHHVIEYEDTDMPPVPSAPPAGSLLLSSTSLSATTSPAARNTSVARRALDFLPRELPGPSAVTASSASMLPLPTTLSPSVPTATVSSASQHTTPAAPAQHLAVDERCIPGMDLVDCLADYLVGLRLETGLTLTNLQASTIIALWQNLLPYDRQRVEYAARHKTRLITGRFRCSKQRAEFTPGVESTTRCVLGSTGSPAQWPDCCRLVESIFIKLCRLYKSPKKQGSQVLTRWTLIMNDYIKIRELVLGNGVVMQATTLQLFEVNQTTLIQWHNKRLKRQDCSILLQGVNLPPAIPIAPVPLPPMQSRPTAAPPHPGPYHQYHLPESTVGKAVDKRKSVRPAPPVYLPPAIHVAPVPLPPVQSRPTAAPPQLGPQHRFHLPHTSARKAADKRTSALPAEHPHPPKAVCPGLPSLVTQQTHPHSSAPMPVVPPPIPPCGTFVFLPPQVPALRLLAPAGPLPPPSPARRKYIRTTETIKCGQCHQPRVQENGHRQYYGSVYCPVTTGMPHDQWLEDMRRKRGAKK, encoded by the exons ATGCTGGAGGATGTCTGCACTGAGGAACAGGGAGATGAGGGCTTTGAGGATGCTGTGTATGACCCAACCGTTGAGCGGCTGGACCTGTCCTCAGATCCGTCACCTACCAGCTCTTcaactccctcttctctccactctaCTGCTTCTCCTCCAAGGCCTGGATGTagctccactgcagcagcatctgagCATCATGTG aTTGAGTATGAGGACACAGACATGCCCCCTGTCCCATCCGCCCCTCCTGCTGGTTCTCTTCTTTTAAGTTCCACCAGCCTTTCTGCGACTACTTCTCCTGCTGCAAGAAATACTTCTGTAGCGCGACGG GCTTTGGATTTTCTGCCCAGGGAGTTGCCTGGCCCATCAGCCGTCACCGCCAGCTCAGCCTCCATGCTTCCTCTTCCCACCACCCTCTCGCCCTCTGTCCCTACAGCCACAGTTTCCTCTGCATCACAGCACACCACCCCAGCAGCACCTGCGCAACATCTG GCAGTGGATGAGCGTTGTATTCCTGGAATGGACCTCGTGGATTGCCTGGCTGACTACTTGGTGGGGCTAAGACTTGAAACTGGCCTAACCCTCACCAACCTGCAGGCCAGTACAATTATAGCCCTGTGGCAGAACCTCCTGCCATATGATCGCCAGCGGGTGGAGTATGCTGCACGGCACAAGACTCGCCTGATAACAGGACGCTTCAGGTGCTCCAAACAGAGGGCTGAATTCACACCAGGTGTGGAGAGCACGACACGCTGTGTCTTAGGGTCAACAGGATCCCCTGCACAGTGGCCAGACTGTTGTCGCCTGGTAGAGTCCATCTTTATCAAACTGTGCCGCCTCTATAAGAGCCCTAAAAAACAGGGCTCTCAGGTTCTGACAAGATGGACTCTCATCATGAACGATTATATAAAAATCAGGGAGCTGGTCCTAGGTAATGGTGTGGTGATGCAGGCTACTACACTGCAATTGTTTGAGGTCAATCAAACAACCCTCATTCAGTGGCACAACAAGCGCCTGAAGAGGCAGGATTGTAGTATTCTGCTGCAAGGGGTTAATTTGCCTCCCGCTATCCCCATTGCTCCGGTGCCTCTGCCACCTATGCAGTCACGCCCCACTGCTGCACCCCCACATCCTGGCCCCTACCATCAATACCACTTGCCAGAGAGTACAGTAGGAAAGGCAGTGGACAAGAGAAAATCTGTTCGTCCAGCCCCACCAGTCTACTTGCCTCCAGCTATTCATGTTGCTCCTGTGCCTCTCCCACCAGTGCAGTCACGCCCCACTGCTGCACCCCCACAGCTTGGCCCCCAGCATCGATTCCACTTGCCACACACTTCTGCAAGAAAGGCAGCGGACAAGAGAACGTCTGCTCTTCCAGCCGAACACCCTCATCCGCCAAAGGCTGTCTGCCCAGGATTGCCTTCTCTtgtcacacagcagacacatccGCATAGCTCTGCCCCTATGCCTGTTGTACCCCCACCCATCCCACCCTGTGGTACATTCGTTTTTTTGCCCCCACAAGTCCCTGCACTGAGGTTGCTTGCTCCCGCTGGCCCCCTCCCGCCCCCATCTCCTGCCCGAAGAAAGTACATTCGGacaacagaaacaataaaatgcGGTCAGTGTCATCAGCCCCGGGTTCAGGAAAATGGCCATCGCCAATATTATGGCTCTGTATACTGTCCTGTTACAACTGGCATGCCACATGACCAGTGGCTGGAGGACAtgcggaggaagaggggggCAAAGAAATGA
- the gba2 gene encoding non-lysosomal glucosylceramidase — protein sequence MTTEWGEKFTADLMTRYVSKETGYGVPKEGWRICLAHEFKEKRKPLQAKDVSLSNIWDHVGLGVRYLKWWYRKTQVEKKAPFIDMFGAQPLRQIYGAPLGGIGGGTITRGWRGEFCRWQLNPGMYEYKTVTANQFTVCLRRGGQTVYQQVLSVERPPTLQGWNWGYCGEYAFYHALYPRAWSVYHLPGQNVTLTCRQISPVIPHDYQDSSLPVAVFVWDIENQNDYDLDVSIMFTMVNGSGHKNDKSGGHWNEPFQLEKEGETVSGVLLHHRTPVNPYTLCIAAREQPDREVSHQTAFTPKGTCSALWSDLITDGRLDSPTGSSPPTAKGETVAAALAVGCSVPAQGHNTLELCLAWDMPNITFGSREREHMRRYTRFFGTKGDASPSLSHYALTHYKQWERSIEAWQTPILQDSSLPSWYKSALFNELYFVADGGSVWTELAEDADVSGGIRSEDGGLPAQPAVVKEYGRFAYLEGQEYRMYNTYDVHFYASFALIMLWPKLALSLQYDIAGSVVQPDPTVRLHLMNGLCSPVKVKNVVPHDIGDPDDEPWQRVNAYLIHDTSDWKDLNLKFVLQVYRDFHLTQDRQYLQDMWPICKAVMESEMKFDLDGDGLIENSGYADQTYDGWPVTGPSAYCGGLWLASLCVMCKMATLVDSEDTHQHYRDILDRGSAAFDKLLWNGKYYNYDSSGRNLSNSVMSDQCAGHWFLKASGLGEGDFQAFPKEKIQRALKSVFDLNVMSFAGGQMGAVNGMRPEGVPDRSSVQSDEVWTGVVYGLAATMIHEGMRDEGMRTAEGCYRTVWERLGMAFQTPEAYCEKGIYRSLAYMRPLSIWAMQLALDTSQKIPITSAQTGNTDGSRDTT from the exons ATGACTACAGAATGGGGAGAGAAGTTCACAGCGGACCTCATGACTAGGTATGTCTCCAAAGAAACAGGGTATGGCGTGCCCAAGGAGGGCTGGCGGATCTGTCTGGCACACGAGTTCAAGGAAAAGAGGAAACCCCTACAAGCAAAAGACGTGTCGCTGTCCAACATCTGGGATCACGTCGGCCTCGGAGTCAG GTATCTCAAGTGGTGGTACAGGAAGACCCAAGTGGAAAAGAAGGCTCCGTTCATTGATATGTTTGGTGCCCAACCCTTGCGTCAAATATATG GTGCTCCACTCGGTGGCATTGGAGGAGGAACCATCACGAGAGGCTGGAGGGGGGAGTTCTGTAGATGGCAACTCAACCCGGGAATGTACGAATACAAAACTGTCACAGCAAATCAG TTCACAGTTTGTTTGCGTCGAGGAGGACAAACGGTTTACCAGCAGGTGCTCTCTGTAGAGCGGCCGCCCACGTTACAGGGCTGGAACTGGGGCTACTGCGGGGAGTATGCCTTCTACCACGCCCTTTACCCTCGGGCCTGGAGCGTCTACCACCTGCCGGGCCAGAACGTCACCCTGACCTGCAGACAGATCTCCCCCGTCATCCCCCACGACTACCAG GACTCCAGTCTCCCAGTGGCCGTGTTTGTGTGGGACATAGAGAACCAGAATGACTATGATCTGGACGTCTCCATCATGTTTACTATGGTCAATGGATCCGGGCACAAGAATGACAAGAGCGGAGGACACTGGAATGAACCATTCCAGCttgagaaggagggggagacagTGTCCGGAGTCTTGTTGCATCACCGCACCCCCGTGAACCCGTACACGCTGTGCATTGCTGCCCGAGAGCAG CCGGACAGGGAGGTCAGTCACCAGACAGCGTTCACTCCGAAGGGAACCTGCAGCGCTCTGTGGAGTGACCTCATCACTGATGGACGACTGGACTCTCCCACAG GTTCCAGCCCACCGACCGCTAAGGGAGAGACGGTGGCAGCAGCATTGGCTGTGGGCTGCTCAGTGCCGGCTCAGGGCCACAACACCCTGGAGCTCTGTCTGGCCTGGGACATGCCCAATATCACCTTCGGCTCTAGAGAGAGGGAACACATGAG GAGGTACACTCGTTTCTTCGGGACCAAAGGGGATGCGTCCCCGTCTCTCAGCCACTACGCGTTGACACATTACAAACAGTGGGAGAGGAGTATCGAGGCGTGGCAGACACCCATTCTGCAGGACAG TTCTCTACCCTCCTGGTATAAATCCGCCCTGTTTAACGAGTTGTACTTTGTGGCGGACGGGGGGTCGGTGTGGACGGAACTGGCCGAGGACGCTGACGTCAGCGGCGGCATCCGCAGCGAGGACGGGGGGCTTCCAGCTCAGCCGGCTGTGGTCAAAGAGTACGGCCGCTTTGCCTACCTGGAAG GTCAGGAGTACAGAATGTACAACACATACGATGTGCACTTCTACGCCTCTTTTGCACTGATCATGCTGTGGCCCAAACTTGCCTTGAGTTTGCAATACGATATTG CCGGCAGTGTGGTTCAGCCGGATCCAACGGTGAGGCTCCACCTGATGAACGGGCTGTGTTCTCCTGTCAAGGTCAAAAATGTGGTGCCTCATGACATCGGTGACCCAG ACGATGAGCCTTGGCAGCGGGTGAACGCCTACCTCATTCACGACACTTCCGACTGGAAGGACCTGAACCTGAAGTTTGTCCTGCAGGTCTACAGGGACTTTCATCTCACCCAGGACAGACAGTACCTCCAGGACATGTGGCCCATCTGCAAG GCAGTGATGGAGTCGGAGATGAAGTTTGACCTGGATGGAGATGGACTAATAGAAAACTCCGGCTACGCCGACCAGACCTATGATGGCTGGCCCGTGACTGGGCCAAG TGCGTACTGTGGTGGGCTATGGTTGGCGTccctgtgtgtgatgtgtaagATGGCCACACTGGTGGACAGCGAGGACACGCACCAACATTACAGAGACATCTTGGACAGAGGCAGTGCTGCTTTTGACAAACTGCTGTGGAACG GAAAGTACTACAACTATGACAGCAGTGGGAGAAACCTTTCCAACAGTGTCATGTCTGACCAGTGTGCTGGCCACTGGTTTCTTAAAGCATCTGGGCTGGGGGAGGGAGACTTCCAG GCTTttccaaaagaaaaaatccaGCGTGCACTAAAATCTGTCTTTGACTTGAATGTGATGAGCTTTGCTGGAGGCCAGATGGGGGCAGTGAACGGCATGCGTCCTGAAGGAGTCCCCGACCGCTCCAGCGTCCAGTCGGATGAGGTCTGGACTGGAGTCGTGTACGGACTGGCAGCCACTATGATCCACGAG ggcATGCGGGATGAAGGGATGCGCACGGCAGAGGGCTGCTACCGCACCGTGTGGGAGAGACTGGGGATGGCCTTCCAGACTCCTGAGGCCTACTGCGAGAAGGGCATCTACCGCTCACTGGCGTACATGAGGCCTCTGAGCATTTGGGCTATGCAGCTGGCCCTAGACACATCACAGAAGATTCCCATCACATCGGCTCAAACTGGAAACACGGACGGGAGCAGGGACACAACTTGA
- the LOC133950297 gene encoding uncharacterized protein LOC133950297, whose product MASKDKKHRAMGDEEWMSRLRRFAAVGVWPADAGNRPAPRQKKWHDLFLKIEKCPMQLRGQRSLFGGTQTCNCGFHIKKPSVSVSSSVTPQPGPSSGSPSITPSSGSPSITPGQPPRKPTLTLASFTKPRFGGSHGAHAKPNLASAGQRRIKTTTDTPSPGHSPRHYIQTVSPLSLPPSTVSTTTSASCVTSAATGATVSTAISLETSSAPPAPVDSVSYACVSSAATSVAGPSAHPTPDAEPLAAHMMSAAAVAASQPGWLPAKLRTTIPPQDQKWIAAALWKNKRLRSDLMLWYNPPLPAIIYHQVPAPERFFTHRLLVWMPYHLWKVRLSCPACHKQLTGYGAHKRARRVLDVDNYYLMITETLWCNACKIAYISSSKTILDQLEMPIRMEFTPILTQRYACDIRVIVSLRDRTQGNSPSRLVRQLRENHSREWIRYLIRYCSKCIHFADRQSLLPVLFQEVPEPSVIPSHRWMLTVYGRDILNRLDHIKASITCTFGSVLKMDSTKKITKKLSGFAKGTALWLTSVSNEVGQILISVLTAQEGPALDNMAAGLIHRYSTAGVAPPKLLYVDTECCREGLVQTKLKLRFGGWPDLIVRLDIYHFMRRLASGCTKDAHPLYPTFMAKLSSCIFEWDSRDVALLRRAKRAELVQEGVPGITDRMVDLHITKAELSKHCRRQTRGEQTTITLLESLLDELMGPKGSDNLGVPLLDMERMKHIWRVQRKHVKCIQDVPGVLLYTQTGTTTKEGIVLPNYRCARGSTSLESFHLHVNRFIPGTSANSLNFQLYLLEGLNRWNQDRQTASLAANPSSLLSYSGDLVHCANTMCLKVLGRKAVPSFQPPAVYTAEFNLSTRMR is encoded by the exons ATGGCTtccaaagacaaaaaacacagagctaTGGGTGATGAGGAGTGGATGTCCCGTCTGCGAAGGTTTGCTGCTGTCGGGGTCTGGCCTGCTGATGCAGGAAACCGGCCGGCACCACGCCAGAAAAAGTGGCACGATCTGTTTCTGAAG ATTGAGAAATGCCCAATGCagctcaggggtcaaaggtcgctgTTTGGAGGGACACAGACATGTAACTGTGGCTTCCATATAAAGAAG CCATcagtctctgtgtcctcttcgGTGACACCACAACCAGGACCCTCGTCTGGATCCCCCTCCATCACACCCTCGTCTGGATCCCCCTCCATCACACCTGGGCAACCACCACGCAAGCCCACTTTGACTTTGGCCTCA TTCACAAAACCACGGTTCGGTGGATCGCATGGTGCCCATGCAAAGCCAAACTTGGCTTCAGCTGGGCAGCGTCGAATCAAG ACCACAACTGACACCCCGTCACCTGGCCACAGTCCCAGGCACTATATTCAgactgtctctcctctgtctcttccacCCTCTACCGTGTCGACAACCACCTCAGCTTCCTGTGTCACATCGGCTGCTACTGGAGCT ACAGTGTCAACTGCCATATCCTTGGaaacctcctctgctcctccggcCCCTGTGGACTCTGTGTCCTAtgcctgtgtttcctctgctgcaacCTCTGTGGCTGGTCCCTCGGCACATCCTACCCCTGATGCTGAGCCATTGGCGGCGCATAtgatgtctgctgctgctgttgctgcttcaCAGCCTGGCTGGCTGCCTGCAAAGCTGAGGACAACTATACCACCTCAGGACCAGAAATGGatagcagcagctctgtggaagAACAAACGTTTGCGCTCCGACCTGATGCTGTGGTATAATCCACCATTACCAGCCATCATTTATCACCAGGTCCCCGCTCCAGAGCGCTTTTTTACCCACCGGCTTCTCGTATGGATGCCGTACCACCTGTGGAAGGTGAGGCTGTCCTGTCCTGCCTGTCACAAACAACTCACAGGCTATGGAGCCCACAAGAGAGCCCGCAGGGTTCTGGATGTGGACAATTACTACCTTATGATTACTGAGACACTGTGGTGCAATGCATGCAAGATCGCCTACATTTCCAGCAGCAAAACAATATTGGACCAGCTGGAGATGCCGATCAGGATGGAGTTCACACCGATCCTGACTCAAAG atatGCGTGTGACATAAGGGTCATTGTCTCTCTGAGGGATAGGACCCAGGGTAACAGCCCCTCCCGATTGGTCAGGCAGCTGAGGGAGAACCACAGTCGGGAGTGGATTCGATATCTCATCCGGTACTGTTCTAAATGCATACACTTTGCAGACCGGCAATCCCTGCTCCCTGTCTTGTTCCAGGAGGTGCCAGAGCCGTCAGTTATCCCCTCTCACAGGTGGATGCTTACTGTTTATGGCAGAGACATTTTGAACAGGCTGGACCACATCAAAGCGAGCATTACTTGCACTTTTGGAAGTGTCCTAAAAATGGACTCCACCAAAAAG ATCACCAAGAAGCTGTCAGGCTTTGCTAAGGGGACTGCCTTGTGGCTAACATCTGTTAGCAATGAGGTGGGCCAAATCCTTATCAGTGTCCTGACTGCTCAGGAGGGTCCAGCTCTGGACAACATGGCAGCTGGTCTCATCCACAGATACAGCACTGCTGGTGTGGCCCCTCCAAAGCTACTGTACGTTGACACTGAATGTTGTCGGGAGGGCTTGGTACAGACCAAATTAAAACTGCGATTTGGAGGGTGGCCAGACCTCATTGTGAGGCTGGACATTTACCACTTTATGAGGCGGCTGGCATCTGGCTGTACGAAGGATGCTCATCCCCTCTACCCCACCTTCATGGCCAAATTGTCCAGCTGCATCTTTGAGTGGGACAGCAGAGACGTTGCATTGCTGCGGCGAGCCAAGCGTGCCGAGCTGGTACAGGAAGGTGTACCGGGCATTACCGACCGAATGGTAGACCTCCACATCACCAAGGCCGAACTGTCCAAGCACTGCAGAAGGCAGACAAGGGGAGAGCAGACGACAATCACCTTGCTGGAAAGCCTGCTCGATGAGCTGATGGGGCCGAAGGGCAGCGACAATCTTGGTGTCCCTCTGCTGGACATGGAGAGGATGAAGCACATCTGGCGTGTCCAGAGGAAGCATGTAAAGTGCATTCAGGATGTACCGGGTGTGCTTCTCTATACCCAGACGGGCACCACCACCAAAGAGGGCATTGTTCTGCCTAACTACAGGTGTGCTCGAGGGTCCACATCCCTTGAGTCCTTCCACTTACATGTGAACAGGTTCATTCCAG GGACGAGTGCAAACAGCCTTAACTTCCAGCTGTACCTCCTGGAAGGACTTAATCGATGGAACCAGGACCGTCAAACTGCATCCCTGGCAGCCAATCCTTCCAGCCTGCTCAGTTACTCAGGGGACCTTGTTCACTGTGCCAACACCATGTGTCTCAAGGTGCTTGGAAGGAAAGCTGTGCCCTCTTTTCAGCCCCCTGCTGTTTACACTGCTGAGTTTAACCTTTCCACAAGGATGAGGTGA